A region from the Mesorhizobium sp. J8 genome encodes:
- a CDS encoding SRPBCC family protein, with translation MVEVRQSTIINAPIEEVWAILRDFNGHDRWHPAIASSEIDGGEPADAVGAVRHFRLADGGELREQLLALSDKDRRLSYCLLEAPLPLMGYVASIRLKPVTDGNATFWEWRSEFHPPAHRRDELVKLVAEDIYRAGFAAIRNLLGRRDVPTPEARPVPAIMPPGPTSVAPRSIPTPSILAPPLGAKETTRAILVERYGGPDVLQLKDIALPPPAPNEVRIRHTAIGVNFIDVYCRTGFFDLLQPPGVPGMEAAGVIEAMGPAISGLSVGDRVAYACPPVGAYAERRNMTADLLVRLSDDISDETAAASLLKGVSASFLLHEVHAVRPGEVVLVHAAAGGIGQLLVQWARHLGATVIATVSSDDKARIVERLGAHHIIVYSREDFSEAVIRLTAGAGADVIYDAVGADTFAGSLAALAVRGHLVSFGQASGPVGSWDIDRFASRSITLSRPNYSHYTDTPEKLAPHVDRFFAALRQRAVRIAQPVAYSLAKAADAHRDLEARRTSGALVLLP, from the coding sequence ATGGTCGAGGTCCGCCAGAGCACGATCATCAATGCCCCGATCGAGGAGGTCTGGGCAATCCTGCGCGATTTCAACGGCCACGACCGCTGGCACCCGGCCATCGCGTCGAGCGAGATCGACGGCGGCGAGCCGGCCGACGCGGTCGGCGCCGTGCGTCATTTCCGCCTGGCAGACGGCGGAGAACTGCGCGAGCAGCTTCTGGCGCTCTCCGACAAGGATCGCCGGCTGAGCTACTGCCTGCTCGAAGCGCCGCTGCCGTTGATGGGCTATGTCGCGTCGATAAGGCTGAAGCCTGTGACCGACGGCAACGCCACCTTCTGGGAGTGGCGCTCCGAATTCCACCCGCCGGCACATCGCCGCGACGAGTTGGTGAAGCTGGTCGCCGAAGACATCTACCGCGCCGGCTTTGCCGCGATCCGCAATCTCCTCGGACGCCGAGACGTTCCCACGCCCGAGGCAAGGCCGGTGCCGGCAATCATGCCTCCGGGGCCGACAAGCGTCGCACCCCGCTCGATCCCAACGCCGTCGATCCTCGCACCGCCCTTGGGCGCGAAGGAAACGACGCGCGCGATCCTCGTCGAGCGCTATGGCGGGCCGGACGTGCTGCAGCTGAAGGACATCGCATTGCCGCCGCCGGCGCCCAACGAGGTGCGCATCCGCCATACGGCGATCGGCGTCAACTTCATCGACGTCTATTGCCGCACCGGCTTTTTCGATCTCCTGCAACCGCCCGGCGTGCCCGGCATGGAGGCGGCGGGTGTGATCGAGGCCATGGGTCCGGCGATCTCGGGCCTGTCGGTCGGCGATCGCGTCGCCTATGCCTGCCCGCCGGTCGGCGCTTATGCCGAGCGCCGCAACATGACGGCCGACCTCTTGGTGCGCCTGTCGGACGACATATCGGACGAGACCGCCGCCGCGAGCCTGCTGAAAGGCGTGTCGGCCAGCTTCCTGCTGCATGAAGTCCATGCGGTCCGGCCGGGCGAGGTCGTGCTCGTCCACGCCGCCGCCGGCGGCATCGGCCAGTTGCTGGTGCAATGGGCGCGCCATCTCGGCGCTACCGTGATCGCAACCGTGTCGAGCGACGACAAGGCGCGCATCGTGGAGCGCCTCGGCGCGCACCATATCATCGTCTACTCCCGCGAGGATTTCAGCGAGGCGGTCATACGGCTGACCGCCGGCGCGGGCGCCGACGTCATCTATGACGCCGTCGGCGCCGACACATTCGCCGGTTCACTTGCGGCCCTTGCGGTGCGTGGTCATCTGGTCAGCTTCGGCCAGGCATCGGGGCCGGTCGGCAGTTGGGACATCGACCGGTTCGCCTCCCGGTCGATCACCCTTTCGCGGCCCAATTACTCGCATTACACCGACACCCCTGAGAAGCTCGCGCCGCATGTCGACCGCTTCTTCGCGGCATTGCGCCAACGCGCCGTCAGGATTGCGCAGCCCGTGGCTTACAGCCTAGCCAAGGCAGCGGACGCCCACCGGGACCTGGAAGCCCGCCGGACCAGCGGTGCGCTCGTTTTGTTGCCGTAG
- a CDS encoding SRPBCC family protein, protein MTKVYVSSVIPAPAADVWKIVRDFNGLPGWAPFVAESRIEQNAHADRIGCIRNFTLKDGGRIREKLLALSDYDLSCSYAILESPMPVENYVATLSLTPITDGNLTLAEWQAEFDCAPGREAALTQQIGNGVFQAAFTALKQRFGR, encoded by the coding sequence ATGACCAAGGTCTATGTCTCCTCGGTCATCCCGGCCCCGGCCGCGGACGTCTGGAAAATCGTGCGCGACTTCAACGGCTTGCCGGGCTGGGCGCCTTTCGTGGCCGAGAGCCGCATCGAGCAGAACGCGCATGCCGACCGGATCGGCTGCATCCGCAACTTCACGCTCAAGGACGGCGGACGCATCCGCGAAAAACTGCTGGCGCTGTCGGACTACGACCTATCCTGCAGCTATGCGATCCTGGAAAGCCCGATGCCGGTGGAGAACTATGTCGCCACCTTGTCGCTGACGCCGATAACCGACGGCAATTTGACCCTGGCCGAATGGCAGGCGGAGTTCGATTGCGCCCCCGGCCGCGAGGCGGCGCTGACGCAGCAGATCGGCAACGGCGTGTTCCAGGCCGCGTTCACCGCGCTGAAGCAGCGCTTCGGGCGCTGA
- a CDS encoding flotillin family protein, with product MDAQSFGAFLLWLIVAAVVVVIAVYILRWLYRRSTKETAFVRTGFLGEKVVVNGGAFVIPVLHEITPVNMNVLRIEVRREDALALITRNRMRVDLIAEFFVRVGASREFVAAAAQTLGRRTLQPDSLRELLEGKFAGAMRTVAAQMTLEEMHELRGDYAEKVRALASDSLAANGLELESVAIVDLDQTSLEYFDPSNAFDAEGLTQLTESIETRRRMRNEIEQRTLVDIRNQNLDTQRKVLEIERDTEYARLEQEREVEIRRAAQRSELARERAVRDQEAEQAQLSAREAVEKSRLAQERSITEERIRSEEDTQRREIARRRALDEAEMKMRELTEREQIALGLALEKARIEREGAQSGLEIERKKSLEIAELERQIALAEKALEVTRAEAEKRRAEIVENQATETARIEQERAIDEVRIDRERHLEALQIAKRQAFEEAEIAAAEEVERARITTERGIEEAKLVKERELRQLAVDRDQKVEIAEIQKAIDIAKKTQERSSAIAASEAVRAKAVQAEEQALTAREREIAERRKLTDLIAAQREAEREALRVTAAAEAEMKAAKSLAEAQKIAAVAAAEAEKIHALAAAQRYEVDANGHRQINEAENLLSSEARAGRLRGKLLDHMEGIIRESVKPMEKIDGIKILHVDGINGGPGGNRNVTDEVIDSALRYRVQAPMIDNLMKEIGIEGGSLGRMTDVLRDAKDISNLARDKRQEGHGKGKAKTAKDDDDDRDH from the coding sequence ATGGACGCGCAGAGCTTTGGCGCTTTCCTGTTGTGGCTGATCGTCGCCGCGGTCGTGGTGGTGATCGCCGTCTACATTCTGCGGTGGCTCTATCGCCGCTCGACGAAGGAGACGGCATTCGTGCGCACCGGCTTCCTGGGCGAGAAGGTGGTGGTGAATGGGGGCGCCTTCGTCATCCCCGTCCTGCATGAGATCACCCCGGTCAACATGAACGTGCTGCGCATCGAGGTGCGCCGAGAGGACGCGCTGGCGCTGATCACCAGGAATCGCATGCGCGTCGACCTCATCGCGGAGTTCTTCGTCCGGGTCGGCGCAAGCCGCGAGTTCGTCGCCGCCGCGGCGCAGACGCTCGGCCGCCGCACGTTGCAGCCCGACAGCCTGCGCGAATTGCTGGAAGGCAAGTTCGCCGGCGCCATGCGCACCGTCGCCGCGCAGATGACGCTGGAAGAGATGCATGAGCTGCGCGGCGACTATGCCGAGAAGGTCCGGGCGCTTGCCTCGGATTCGCTGGCCGCCAACGGGCTCGAGCTGGAAAGCGTCGCCATCGTCGATCTCGACCAGACCAGCCTTGAATATTTCGACCCGTCCAACGCCTTCGATGCGGAGGGCCTGACGCAGCTGACGGAATCCATCGAGACCCGCCGCCGCATGCGCAACGAGATCGAGCAGCGCACTTTGGTCGATATCCGCAACCAGAACCTCGACACGCAGCGCAAGGTGCTGGAGATCGAGCGCGATACCGAATATGCGCGCCTCGAACAGGAACGCGAAGTCGAGATACGGCGCGCCGCGCAGCGCTCCGAGCTCGCCAGGGAACGGGCCGTGCGCGACCAGGAGGCCGAACAGGCGCAGCTTTCCGCGCGCGAGGCGGTCGAGAAATCGCGCCTCGCCCAGGAACGCAGCATCACCGAGGAACGCATCCGCAGCGAGGAAGACACGCAACGCCGCGAGATCGCGCGCCGCCGCGCGCTCGACGAGGCCGAGATGAAGATGCGCGAATTGACCGAGCGCGAGCAGATCGCTCTCGGACTTGCGCTGGAGAAGGCGCGCATCGAGCGCGAGGGCGCGCAGAGCGGGCTTGAGATCGAACGCAAGAAGTCGCTCGAGATCGCCGAGCTCGAGCGCCAGATCGCTTTGGCCGAAAAGGCGCTCGAGGTGACCAGGGCGGAGGCGGAGAAGCGCCGCGCCGAGATCGTCGAGAACCAGGCGACCGAGACCGCGCGCATCGAGCAGGAACGCGCTATCGACGAGGTGCGGATCGACAGGGAGCGCCACCTCGAAGCGCTGCAGATCGCCAAGCGCCAGGCCTTCGAGGAAGCCGAGATCGCAGCGGCCGAGGAGGTGGAGCGGGCGCGCATCACCACCGAGCGCGGCATCGAGGAAGCCAAGCTCGTCAAGGAGCGCGAGCTGCGCCAGCTCGCCGTCGACCGCGACCAGAAGGTCGAGATCGCCGAAATCCAGAAGGCCATCGACATCGCCAAGAAGACGCAGGAACGCTCCTCCGCCATCGCCGCTTCGGAAGCCGTTCGCGCCAAGGCCGTCCAGGCCGAGGAACAGGCCCTGACCGCCCGCGAACGCGAGATCGCCGAGCGCCGCAAGCTGACCGACCTGATCGCCGCTCAACGCGAGGCGGAGCGCGAGGCCCTTCGTGTGACGGCCGCCGCCGAGGCCGAGATGAAGGCCGCGAAGAGCCTGGCGGAGGCGCAGAAGATCGCGGCCGTTGCCGCGGCGGAAGCGGAGAAGATCCATGCCCTTGCCGCCGCCCAGCGCTATGAGGTCGACGCGAACGGCCATCGCCAGATCAACGAGGCGGAGAACCTGCTCTCCAGCGAGGCGCGCGCCGGCCGCCTGCGCGGCAAGTTGCTCGATCACATGGAAGGCATCATCCGCGAGAGCGTCAAGCCGATGGAGAAGATCGACGGCATCAAGATCCTGCATGTCGACGGCATCAATGGCGGACCGGGCGGTAACCGCAACGTCACCGACGAGGTGATCGATTCGGCGCTGCGCTACCGGGTGCAGGCGCCGATGATCGACAATCTGATGAAGGAGATCGGCATCGAGGGCGGCTCGCTCGGACGGATGACGGATGTGTTGCGCGACGCCAAGGACATTTCGAACCTCGCCCGCGACAAGCGACAAGAAGGACATGGGAAGGGCAAGGCCAAGACCGCCAAGGACGATGATGACGACCGCGACCATTGA